Within Bdellovibrio sp. ArHS, the genomic segment GTAACGAGGAGACCTTATGAATTTAGGTTGGACTGAAATCCTATTGATCGGCGGCATCGCACTTCTATTGTTTGGCCCAAGCAAACTTCCCGGTTTGGGACGTTCTTTGGGGGAATCTATCCGTGGCTTTAAAAAGGCTTTGAATGAAGATCCGCATGAGCGCGAGGCCAACCCGCAGATTTCTCAGAACAAAGAAAAACCTCTGAATCAATCTCAAGAGCAAAAAGACACTCATAAACAATCATGAGTTCTGAAAAAATCGCACTCACGCAAACTGTGCAAAAGGGAGGTTGTGCTGCGAAAGTGGCCGCCTCGGAACTTCGCCGCATTCTTCAGCAAGTGAAGTTTCCGGTGGCTCATCCAGCTTTGCTGGTGGATGGGGGACTTTTTGATGATGCGGCGATTTACAAGGTCACGGAAGACGTGGCTTTGGTGCAAACCTTGGATTTTTTTACGCCCATCGTGGACACCCCAAAGCTCTTTGGCGAAATTGCCGCGGCCAATGCGTTGAGCGATGTCTATGCCATGGGCGGTCTGCCGAAAACGGCTTTAGGAATTTTAGCTTTTCCTTTAGCGACTCTGCCTGAATCCGTGATTGTCGATGTCATGCAAGGGGCCAGTGATAAAATCGCGGAAGCCAATGCCAACTTCGTCGGTGGACATTCAATTGACGATGACACTTTAAAAT encodes:
- a CDS encoding twin-arginine translocase TatA/TatE family subunit; amino-acid sequence: MNLGWTEILLIGGIALLLFGPSKLPGLGRSLGESIRGFKKALNEDPHEREANPQISQNKEKPLNQSQEQKDTHKQS